In Kitasatospora sp. NA04385, a single genomic region encodes these proteins:
- a CDS encoding MFS transporter, which yields MNRPLRVLLGASVLANTGDGVLRTGLLLVVAHLTGSVDTSSLVMAVTTVPWLLFGIPAGMLADRVSRKAAMVAADGARAVLILAIGAAAWAGEPSLPLLLTLAFLVGVAETVFNTSGETVLPILVPAAELTRANGQLATTVRVTGQFVAPSLAGWLTALAAPVTFLVAGAGYLGSMLRLTALPRDVGRVPPPARPVERVRPWTGLAFLARHRAIRMITVAGVLTTLANTSFLALFVVYATTGPLHLGDAGYGVLLSSVGVGTAIGSLTAHRAEHRFGAAPVLCATRLGWGLMFVAPVFLRGVPLFAAMTAGSCLGGMWGVLTVSLRQRLTPPRMRGAVGGAYRAVIMSAMPAGAGAGLLLQRAFGTPGTFLLFGAAMVVLAVPVWRAVTAEQPEQPGDGPGGHDGPDGPEEERAGRHPRTRSRAARSGQ from the coding sequence GTGAACCGTCCGCTGCGCGTCCTGCTGGGCGCGTCCGTGCTGGCCAACACCGGTGACGGCGTGCTGCGGACGGGCCTGCTGCTGGTGGTGGCGCACCTGACGGGTTCGGTGGACACCTCCTCGCTGGTGATGGCGGTGACCACGGTGCCGTGGCTGCTGTTCGGGATCCCCGCCGGGATGCTGGCCGACCGGGTCAGCCGGAAGGCGGCGATGGTGGCCGCGGACGGGGCGCGGGCGGTGCTGATCCTGGCGATCGGGGCGGCCGCCTGGGCCGGGGAGCCGTCGCTGCCGCTGCTGCTGACCCTGGCGTTCCTGGTGGGCGTGGCCGAGACGGTGTTCAACACCAGCGGCGAGACCGTGCTGCCGATCCTCGTCCCGGCCGCGGAGCTGACCCGGGCCAACGGGCAGCTCGCCACCACCGTCCGGGTCACCGGCCAGTTCGTCGCCCCGTCGCTGGCGGGCTGGTTGACCGCGCTGGCCGCCCCCGTGACCTTCCTGGTCGCCGGGGCGGGCTACCTCGGCTCGATGCTCCGGCTCACCGCCCTGCCGCGCGACGTCGGCCGCGTCCCGCCGCCGGCGCGGCCGGTCGAGCGGGTGCGGCCGTGGACCGGGCTGGCGTTCCTGGCGCGGCACCGGGCGATCCGGATGATCACCGTCGCCGGGGTGCTCACCACCCTCGCCAACACGTCCTTCCTGGCGCTGTTCGTGGTGTACGCGACCACCGGCCCGCTGCACCTCGGCGACGCGGGCTACGGGGTGCTGCTCAGCTCGGTCGGCGTCGGCACCGCGATCGGCTCGCTCACCGCGCACCGGGCCGAGCACCGGTTCGGCGCCGCGCCGGTGCTGTGCGCGACCCGGCTGGGCTGGGGGCTGATGTTCGTCGCGCCGGTGTTCCTGCGCGGGGTGCCGCTGTTCGCCGCGATGACCGCGGGCAGCTGCCTGGGCGGCATGTGGGGCGTGCTCACGGTGTCGCTCCGGCAGCGGTTGACGCCGCCGCGGATGCGCGGGGCGGTCGGTGGCGCTTACCGGGCGGTGATCATGAGTGCGATGCCGGCCGGCGCGGGTGCGGGCCTGCTGCTGCAACGGGCGTTCGGCACGCCCGGCACCTTCCTGCTGTTCGGCGCCGCGATGGTGGTGCTGGCCGTCCCGGTCTGGCGGGCCGTCACCGCCGAGCAGCCGGAGCAGCCGGGGGACGGGCCGGGCGGGCACGACGGCCCGGACGGGCCGGAGGAGGAGCGGGCGGGGCGGCACCCCCGCACAAGGAGCCGCGCCGCCCGCTCCGGTCAGTAG
- a CDS encoding sugar ABC transporter substrate-binding protein, which yields MNSMTRRLVIGTAAVSMAMSLAACGDDKPSSSTGNQSIGLLLPERSSSTRYEAFDKPLIQTSVEGLCTKCTLDYANADGDEKVQKEQFDALLARGVKVILLDPVNAAVTAPWVEAAASKGTKVIAYDRLAAGNVAAYISFDNERTGELQGQALLEAMGKQASAAEIVMINGAETDPNAASFKEGAHKALDSKVKRVAYEQSGEWKPDVAGAKMAEAISKLGKNGFQAVYSANDGMAGAIIDELHKAGRTDVPVGGQDASLDAIRRILTGDQTYTIYKPYQPEADAAASMAVYLLKGIDITSVASTMTDSNGLQIPSMLLTPVVVTKAKVAETVVAGGLYKAEEICTPQFAKACKDAGIPGSY from the coding sequence ATGAATTCGATGACGCGTCGACTCGTCATCGGCACGGCTGCCGTGTCGATGGCGATGTCGCTCGCCGCCTGCGGGGACGACAAACCCTCGTCGTCCACGGGCAACCAGTCCATCGGACTGCTGTTGCCCGAGCGCTCCTCGTCCACCCGCTACGAGGCGTTCGACAAGCCGCTGATCCAGACGTCCGTCGAGGGGTTGTGCACCAAGTGCACCCTCGACTACGCCAACGCCGACGGCGACGAGAAGGTGCAGAAGGAGCAGTTCGACGCACTGCTCGCCCGCGGGGTCAAGGTGATCCTGCTCGACCCGGTGAACGCCGCCGTCACCGCGCCCTGGGTGGAGGCCGCCGCCAGCAAGGGCACCAAGGTGATCGCGTACGACCGGCTGGCCGCCGGGAACGTCGCCGCCTACATCTCGTTCGACAACGAACGCACCGGTGAACTCCAGGGCCAGGCGCTGCTGGAGGCGATGGGCAAGCAGGCCTCCGCCGCCGAGATCGTGATGATCAACGGCGCCGAGACCGACCCCAACGCGGCGTCCTTCAAGGAGGGCGCGCACAAGGCCCTGGACAGCAAGGTCAAGCGGGTCGCGTACGAGCAGTCCGGCGAGTGGAAGCCGGACGTCGCCGGGGCGAAGATGGCCGAGGCGATCTCCAAGCTCGGCAAGAACGGCTTCCAGGCGGTGTACTCGGCCAACGACGGCATGGCCGGCGCGATCATCGACGAGCTGCACAAGGCCGGCCGCACCGACGTGCCGGTCGGCGGGCAGGACGCCTCGCTGGACGCGATCCGACGCATCCTCACCGGCGACCAGACGTACACCATCTACAAGCCGTACCAGCCGGAGGCCGACGCGGCCGCCAGCATGGCGGTCTACCTGCTGAAGGGCATCGACATCACCTCGGTGGCCTCCACCATGACCGACTCGAACGGCCTGCAGATCCCGTCGATGCTGCTCACCCCGGTCGTCGTCACCAAGGCCAAGGTCGCCGAGACGGTCGTCGCCGGTGGCCTCTACAAGGCCGAGGAGATCTGCACCCCGCAGTTCGCCAAGGCCTGCAAGGACGCCGGCATCCCCGGCTCCTACTGA
- a CDS encoding EamA family transporter gives MNFPAAAAKARAGADPDAPRTGGLGAAVWAALGIVYVVWGSTYLAIRVVVETMPPLLSGALRFGAAALLLGAGLAARKGRRALRVTRGQLGSALLVGLLLLVGGNGLVVLAERTVASGLAALMVASMPLWVVLLRRLFGARTGRATLAGVLVGMVGLVVLTAPGLTGEAGLSGLLLLVGAAVVWALGSVLAGRLPMPADPFVASVYEMLAGAAGALVLSFARGEPGGFDPGAVSAASWGGLVYLVLFGSIVAFTSYAWLLQRAPLPLVATYAYVNPVVAVFLGWIFLSEALTWPIMLGGAIVVGGVFLVARNER, from the coding sequence GTGAACTTCCCTGCGGCGGCCGCGAAAGCGCGTGCGGGGGCGGACCCGGACGCGCCCCGGACCGGCGGGCTCGGGGCGGCGGTGTGGGCGGCGCTCGGCATCGTGTACGTGGTGTGGGGGTCGACCTACCTGGCGATCCGGGTGGTGGTGGAGACCATGCCGCCGCTGCTGTCGGGCGCGCTGCGCTTCGGTGCGGCGGCGCTGCTGCTCGGCGCGGGCCTGGCGGCCCGGAAGGGCCGGCGCGCACTGCGGGTGACGCGGGGTCAGCTCGGCTCCGCGCTCCTGGTGGGCCTGCTGCTGCTGGTCGGCGGCAACGGGCTGGTGGTGCTGGCCGAGCGCACCGTGGCGTCCGGCCTGGCGGCGCTGATGGTGGCCAGCATGCCGCTGTGGGTGGTGCTGCTGCGCCGGCTGTTCGGGGCGCGGACGGGCCGGGCGACGCTGGCGGGCGTGCTGGTGGGCATGGTCGGCCTGGTGGTGCTGACCGCGCCGGGGCTGACCGGCGAGGCCGGGCTGTCGGGCCTGCTGCTGCTGGTGGGCGCGGCGGTGGTGTGGGCGCTGGGCTCGGTGCTGGCGGGGCGGCTGCCGATGCCGGCCGATCCGTTCGTGGCGAGCGTGTACGAGATGCTGGCGGGCGCGGCGGGCGCGCTGGTGCTGTCGTTCGCGCGGGGCGAGCCGGGCGGTTTCGACCCGGGCGCGGTGTCCGCGGCCTCGTGGGGCGGGCTGGTGTACCTGGTGCTGTTCGGCTCCATTGTCGCGTTCACGTCTTACGCCTGGCTGTTGCAGCGCGCGCCGCTTCCACTGGTGGCGACCTACGCGTACGTCAACCCGGTGGTGGCGGTGTTCCTGGGCTGGATCTTCCTCTCCGAGGCGCTGACCTGGCCGATCATGCTGGGCGGCGCGATCGTGGTGGGCGGGGTGTTCTTGGTGGCGCGCAACGAGCGGTGA